One genomic region from Pseudoduganella lutea encodes:
- a CDS encoding TonB-dependent receptor produces the protein MLRTIVTAGGVLATACCAAAEPGMAFVPVVEVVGQRIGGIDTASAGSVGAAEIAARPLLRTGELLEFVPGLAVTQHSGDGKANQYFLRGFNLDHGTDFATFVDGMPVNMRSHAHGQGYSDLNFVIPELVRRIDYRKGPYAAADGDFASAGSARIGLADTVPDAATVTVGRHGYRRVLLAGTIRESNTGRLLYGLDVQRKDGPWNVPEDVRRLSGVLRWSDGGGDDGWHVTAMAYRNRWQATDQIPLRAVAQVGRFGSLDASDGGRASRYSLSAGRYGPWGGGRVELNAYVVRSALDLYSNFTYALDRPEEGDQFRQSERRTTVGLDAAWSWRGTLAGLDLANRAGVQVRGDRLSPVGLYTTVARRTTATVREDRVRETSAGVFAETSAHWTPWLRTVAGLRGEAFRFSVTGRREEATIVTPKLSIVAGPWQGTELFFNAGHGFHSNDARGVVDGVTPLVRTRGVEAGVRSELAWGLETSLTAWRLASGSELVYVGDAGTTEPSRASRRHGIEWNVHYAKGPWRADMDVAASRARYTQPAEEGDRVPGALARMAALDVSYVPAGGGWSGGVNLRHLGPRALVEDGSVHSRASTLAGARVGYRFGGGAQLTLDVFNLFDRRASDIEYYYASRLPEEARAGSEAQDDVHFHPVEPRTVRLTLAYAF, from the coding sequence ATGTTGCGAACCATTGTCACCGCGGGCGGCGTGCTCGCGACGGCCTGCTGCGCGGCCGCCGAACCCGGCATGGCGTTCGTCCCCGTCGTGGAGGTCGTCGGCCAGCGCATCGGCGGCATCGACACCGCCAGCGCCGGCAGCGTGGGGGCGGCGGAGATCGCGGCCCGGCCGCTGCTGCGTACCGGCGAACTGCTGGAATTCGTGCCGGGCCTTGCCGTGACCCAGCACAGTGGCGACGGCAAGGCCAACCAGTACTTCCTGCGTGGCTTCAACCTCGATCACGGCACCGATTTCGCCACCTTCGTCGACGGCATGCCCGTCAACATGCGCAGCCATGCGCATGGCCAGGGCTACTCGGACCTGAACTTCGTGATTCCCGAACTGGTACGGCGCATCGACTATCGCAAGGGGCCGTATGCGGCGGCCGACGGCGATTTTGCCTCCGCCGGCAGTGCGCGCATCGGGCTGGCCGACACGGTGCCCGATGCCGCCACTGTCACCGTCGGCCGGCACGGTTACCGGCGCGTGCTGCTGGCCGGCACGATCAGGGAAAGCAATACCGGTCGCCTGCTGTATGGCCTCGACGTGCAGCGCAAGGACGGACCATGGAACGTGCCGGAAGATGTGCGCCGGCTGTCGGGCGTGCTGCGCTGGAGCGACGGCGGTGGCGACGATGGCTGGCACGTGACGGCGATGGCCTACCGCAACCGCTGGCAGGCCACGGACCAGATACCGCTGCGCGCCGTGGCGCAGGTCGGCCGCTTCGGCAGCCTCGATGCCAGCGATGGCGGGCGCGCGTCGCGCTACAGCCTGTCCGCCGGGCGGTATGGCCCATGGGGCGGCGGCCGCGTCGAACTGAACGCCTACGTGGTGCGCTCGGCGCTCGACCTGTACAGCAATTTCACCTACGCGCTGGACCGCCCGGAAGAGGGCGACCAGTTCCGCCAGAGCGAGCGGCGCACGACCGTGGGGCTGGACGCGGCATGGTCGTGGCGCGGCACGCTGGCCGGACTGGACCTGGCCAACCGCGCCGGTGTGCAGGTACGCGGCGACCGGCTGTCCCCTGTCGGGCTGTACACGACGGTGGCGCGGCGCACCACGGCCACGGTGCGCGAGGACCGCGTGCGCGAAACCAGCGCGGGCGTGTTCGCCGAAACCTCGGCACACTGGACGCCATGGCTGCGCACGGTGGCCGGGCTGCGCGGCGAAGCCTTCCGTTTCAGCGTCACCGGGCGCCGCGAGGAGGCCACGATCGTCACGCCGAAGCTGTCCATCGTTGCCGGGCCATGGCAGGGCACGGAACTGTTCTTCAATGCCGGTCACGGCTTCCACAGCAACGATGCGCGCGGCGTGGTCGATGGCGTGACGCCGCTGGTGCGCACGCGCGGCGTGGAGGCCGGCGTGCGCAGCGAACTGGCGTGGGGACTGGAAACGTCATTGACGGCGTGGCGCCTGGCGAGCGGCTCGGAACTGGTGTACGTGGGCGACGCCGGTACCACGGAACCGAGCCGCGCCAGCCGGCGGCATGGCATCGAATGGAATGTGCACTATGCGAAAGGACCGTGGCGGGCCGACATGGACGTGGCCGCGTCGCGGGCCCGCTACACGCAGCCGGCGGAGGAGGGCGACCGGGTGCCCGGCGCGCTGGCCCGGATGGCGGCGCTGGACGTGAGCTACGTGCCGGCGGGCGGGGGCTGGTCCGGCGGGGTCAACCTGCGGCACCTGGGGCCGCGCGCGCTGGTGGAAGACGGCAGCGTGCATTCGCGGGCGTCCACGCTGGCCGGCGCACGGGTCGGCTACCGCTTCGGCGGGGGTGCGCAGCTCACGCTCGACGTGTTCAACCTGTTCGACCGCCGTGCCAGCGATATCGAGTATTACTATGCCTCCCGGCTGCCGGAAGAGGCGCGGGCGGGGAGCGAAGCGCAGGATGACGTGCACTTCCACCCCGTCGAACCGCGCACGGTGCGGCTGACCCTGGCCTACGCCTTCTGA